From the Exiguobacterium aurantiacum genome, one window contains:
- the rpoC gene encoding DNA-directed RNA polymerase subunit beta' has product MVDVNRFEYMKIGLASPEKIRSWSYGEVKKPETINYRTLKPEKDGLFCERIFGPTKDWECYCGKYKRIRYKGVICDRCGVEVTKAKVRRERMGHIELAAPVSHIWYFKGIPSRMGLVLDMSPRALEEVIYFASYVVTEPGDTPLEKKQLLSEKEYRLYREKYGSDFKADMGAEAIRTLLQDVQLEKEVGELREELKTVQGQRRTRAIKRLEVLDAFFTSGNDPDWMILEVLPVIPPELRPMVQLDGGRFATSDLNDLYRRVINRNNRLKRLLDLGAPNIIVQNEKRMLQEAVDALIDNGRRGRPVTGPGNRPLKSLSHMLKGKQGRFRQNLLGKRVDYSGRSVIVVGPNLKMFQCGLPKEMALELFKPFVMKELVGRGIASNIKNAKRKIEKMQPEIWGVLEEVIREHPVLLNRAPTLHRLGIQAFEPILVEGRAIRLHPLVCTAYNADFDGDQMAVHVPLSAEAQAEARLLMLAAQNILNPKDGKPVVTPSQDMVLGNYYISLERDDAVGQGKILSNVNEALIAYQNGYVHLHTRVALPARTLNNPTFTDEQNEKLLITTVGKMIFNEILPNTFPYLNEPTMENLQEATPDKYFIDKGANVAEEIASRPLIEPFKKGFLGKVIAEVFQKFETTETSRMLDRMKDLGFKHSTKAGVTVGIADIIVLPDKQEILDEAQTQVDQIMKSFRRGLITEDERYERVVRSWNEAKDEIQSRLMKSLNRLNPIFMMSDSGARGNASNFTQLAGMRGLMAAPSGRIIELPIKSSFREGLTVQEYFISTHGARKGLADTALKTADSGYLTRRLVDVAQDVIIREEDCGTDRGIRVAALREGTEEIENLYDRLVGRTAFETVAHPETGEVMVEKNQLITEDLARDIVDAGIERVEIRTAFTCNTSHGVCKKCYGRNLATGSNVEVGEAVGIIAAQSIGEPGTQLTMRTFHTGGVAGDDITQGLPRIQEVFEARNPKGQAVISEIPGTVIDFTESRDKRELTVEGLSETRTYTIPFGARLRVQIGDTVEAGEVFTEGSIDPKELLAVRGVSGVQNYLLQEVQKVYRMQGVEIGDKHVEVMVRQMLRRVKVIESGDTPLLPGSLVDISVFKEACKDALREGKSPATAKPVLLGITKASLETDSFLSAASFQETTRVLTDAAIKGKRDYLLGLKENVIIGKLVPAGTGMPVYRDVELKEEETKAVLEDTTVE; this is encoded by the coding sequence TTGGTAGATGTTAATCGATTTGAATATATGAAAATCGGCTTGGCTTCACCCGAGAAGATCCGTTCGTGGTCTTACGGGGAAGTCAAAAAGCCGGAAACGATCAACTATCGTACACTCAAACCAGAGAAGGACGGATTGTTCTGTGAACGAATCTTCGGTCCTACGAAAGACTGGGAATGTTACTGTGGGAAATACAAACGGATCCGTTATAAAGGAGTCATTTGTGACCGCTGTGGCGTTGAAGTGACGAAAGCGAAAGTGCGTCGCGAGCGTATGGGCCATATCGAGCTCGCGGCACCAGTTTCGCACATCTGGTACTTCAAAGGGATTCCAAGCCGAATGGGGCTTGTTCTCGATATGTCACCACGTGCACTCGAAGAAGTAATCTACTTCGCGTCGTACGTCGTGACGGAGCCAGGTGACACTCCGCTTGAGAAGAAACAACTTCTCTCGGAAAAAGAATACCGTCTCTACCGTGAAAAATACGGTAGTGACTTCAAAGCAGACATGGGTGCGGAAGCAATCCGGACACTCCTTCAAGACGTACAACTCGAGAAGGAAGTCGGAGAACTCCGCGAAGAATTGAAGACGGTTCAAGGTCAGCGTCGCACACGTGCGATCAAACGCCTTGAAGTGCTCGATGCATTCTTCACGTCGGGGAATGATCCAGATTGGATGATCCTCGAAGTACTTCCTGTCATCCCGCCAGAGCTTCGCCCGATGGTGCAGCTCGACGGGGGACGCTTTGCGACTTCTGACTTGAACGATTTGTATCGTCGAGTCATCAACCGTAACAACCGTCTCAAACGTTTGCTCGACCTCGGCGCGCCGAACATCATCGTGCAAAACGAGAAGCGTATGCTTCAAGAAGCGGTTGACGCCCTCATCGACAACGGTCGTCGTGGTCGTCCGGTCACAGGACCAGGTAACCGTCCGCTTAAATCACTTTCACACATGTTGAAAGGGAAACAAGGTCGTTTCCGTCAAAACCTTCTTGGTAAACGGGTCGACTACTCAGGACGTTCGGTTATCGTCGTTGGTCCAAACTTGAAGATGTTCCAATGTGGTCTCCCGAAAGAGATGGCCCTTGAACTCTTCAAACCGTTCGTGATGAAAGAACTTGTCGGTCGCGGCATCGCGTCGAACATCAAGAACGCCAAACGTAAGATTGAGAAGATGCAACCAGAAATCTGGGGCGTCCTCGAAGAAGTCATTCGTGAGCATCCGGTTCTCTTGAACCGTGCCCCAACGCTTCACCGCCTAGGGATTCAAGCTTTCGAACCGATTCTCGTCGAAGGTCGCGCGATTCGCCTTCACCCGCTCGTATGTACGGCTTATAACGCCGACTTTGATGGTGACCAAATGGCGGTTCACGTACCACTTTCTGCTGAAGCACAAGCGGAAGCTCGTCTTCTCATGCTCGCAGCGCAAAACATCTTGAACCCGAAAGACGGTAAACCAGTTGTTACACCATCGCAGGATATGGTCCTCGGTAACTACTACATCTCGCTTGAACGCGACGATGCCGTCGGACAAGGGAAAATTTTGTCGAACGTGAACGAAGCGCTCATCGCGTATCAAAATGGCTATGTCCACTTGCATACACGTGTCGCTCTTCCAGCACGTACGCTCAACAACCCGACGTTCACAGATGAGCAAAACGAGAAATTGTTGATCACAACGGTCGGTAAAATGATCTTTAACGAGATCTTGCCGAACACGTTCCCATACTTGAACGAGCCGACGATGGAAAACTTACAGGAAGCAACGCCTGACAAGTACTTCATCGACAAAGGTGCCAACGTGGCGGAAGAAATCGCCTCACGTCCACTCATCGAGCCGTTCAAAAAAGGATTCCTTGGAAAAGTCATCGCGGAAGTGTTCCAGAAGTTTGAAACGACTGAAACAAGCCGCATGCTTGACCGGATGAAAGATCTCGGCTTCAAACACTCGACGAAAGCCGGTGTGACGGTCGGAATCGCAGATATCATCGTTCTTCCGGACAAACAAGAAATCCTTGATGAAGCGCAAACTCAAGTCGATCAAATCATGAAGTCATTCCGTCGCGGTCTCATCACTGAAGATGAGCGTTACGAGCGCGTTGTACGCTCTTGGAACGAAGCGAAGGATGAGATTCAATCACGATTGATGAAATCCCTCAATCGCTTGAACCCAATCTTCATGATGTCTGACTCAGGTGCCCGTGGTAACGCGTCCAACTTCACGCAGCTCGCAGGGATGCGTGGTTTGATGGCCGCTCCATCTGGCCGCATCATCGAACTTCCGATCAAATCTTCATTCCGTGAAGGTCTGACGGTACAAGAATACTTCATCTCGACACACGGTGCGCGTAAAGGTCTCGCCGATACAGCCCTTAAGACGGCTGACTCAGGTTACTTGACACGTCGTCTCGTTGACGTAGCCCAAGATGTCATCATCCGTGAAGAAGACTGTGGAACGGACCGCGGAATCCGCGTCGCCGCCCTCCGCGAAGGCACGGAAGAAATCGAAAACTTGTATGACCGCCTCGTCGGCCGTACAGCTTTCGAGACAGTGGCACATCCGGAAACGGGTGAAGTCATGGTCGAGAAGAACCAATTGATCACCGAAGATCTCGCTCGCGACATCGTCGATGCTGGAATCGAACGAGTTGAAATCCGGACAGCCTTTACATGTAACACGTCACACGGCGTATGTAAGAAATGTTACGGCCGCAACTTGGCGACTGGCTCGAACGTTGAAGTCGGCGAAGCTGTCGGTATCATCGCCGCCCAATCGATCGGTGAGCCAGGAACGCAGCTTACAATGCGTACCTTCCACACAGGTGGGGTAGCCGGAGATGATATCACGCAAGGTCTTCCGCGTATCCAAGAGGTATTCGAGGCTCGTAACCCGAAAGGGCAAGCGGTCATCTCGGAAATCCCTGGTACGGTCATCGACTTTACAGAATCGCGTGACAAACGTGAACTCACAGTCGAAGGACTCAGTGAGACACGCACGTACACGATCCCGTTCGGAGCACGTCTTCGTGTTCAAATCGGAGATACGGTAGAAGCCGGAGAAGTCTTCACGGAAGGTTCGATCGATCCGAAAGAATTGCTCGCCGTCCGTGGTGTATCTGGTGTTCAAAACTATCTTCTCCAAGAAGTACAAAAAGTTTACCGGATGCAAGGGGTAGAGATCGGCGACAAACACGTCGAAGTTATGGTTCGCCAAATGCTTCGCCGCGTTAAAGTCATCGAGTCTGGTGACACGCCGCTCCTCCCTGGTTCGCTCGTCGACATCAGCGTCTTCAAGGAAGCATGTAAAGATGCGCTCCGTGAAGGCAAGAGCCCGGCAACAGCGAAACCGGTCCTTCTCGGAATCACGAAAGCGTCGCTTGAGACAGATTCGTTCCTCTCGGCTGCTTCGTTCCAAGAAACAACTCGTGTATTGACAGATGCTGCCATCAAAGGCAAGCGCGACTATCTCCTCGGACTCAAAGAGAACGTCATCATCGGGAAACTCGTTCCAGCTGGTACTGGGATGCCGGTTTACCGTGATGTCGAGCTCAAAGAAGAAGAGACGAAAGCCGTCCTCGAAGACACGACAGTCGAATAA
- the rpoB gene encoding DNA-directed RNA polymerase subunit beta: protein MTGQLVQYGRHRQRRSFARISEVLELPNLIEIQTASYEWFLREGLKEMFTDISPISDFTGNLVLEFIDYSLSEPKYSIDESKERDVTYSAPLRVKVRLQNKETGELKEQEVFMGDFPLMTESGTFIINGAERVIVSQLVRSPSVYYNAKLDKNGKRGFGATVIPNRGAWLELETDAKDIVYVRIDRTRKIPVTVLLRALGFGTDQEIIDLLGDDEYLRNTLEKDNTESTEKALIEIYERLRPGEPPTVENAKSLLVSRFFDPKRYDLANVGRYKMNKKLHLKNRLFGQKLAETLVDPETGEVIAEAGTVLDRRNLDRVLPHLENGLGYMDAEPTGGVAEGEPFGLQSIKVISPDDPDGERILNIIGNGNIDRSVKHITPADIIASINYFFNLLHEVGTTDDIDHLGNRRLRSVGELLQNQFRIGLSRMERVVKERMSIQDQNAITPQALINIRPVIASLKEFFGSSQLSQFMDQTNPLAELTHKRRLSALGPGGLTRERAGFEVRDVHYSHYGRMCPIETPEGPNIGLINSLSSYAKVNEYGFIEAPYRRVDPETGLVTSEIQYMTADEEDLYVVAQANMPLTEEGGFANEQVLCRFRGQNLSVEPNRVDYMDVSPKQVVSAATACIPFLENDDSNRALMGANMQRQAVPLLQPDSPIIGTGMEYVSAKDSGAAIIAKFPGVVERVTAREILVRRTSDVNGSEVSGDLDRYKLQKYVRSNQGTCYNQKPIIAAGDRVEKGEILADGPSMDMGELALGRNVVVAFMTWDGYNYEDAIIMSERLVKDDVYTSIHIEEYESESRDTKLGPEEITRDIPNVGDDALRNLDDRGIIRIGAEVKDGDILVGKVTPKGVTELTAEERLLHAIFGEKAREVRDTSLRVPNGGDGIILDVKVFDRENGDELSPGVNQMVRVYIVQKRKIHEGDKMAGRHGNKGVISRILPEEDMPYMPDGTPIDIMLNPLGVPSRMNIGQVLELHLGMAAKKLGIKVATPVFDGAREEDVWATIEEAGMDKDAKTRLYDGRTGEAFDNRVSVGVMYMIKLAHMVDDKLHARSTGPYSLVTQQPLGGKAQFGGQRFGEMEVWALEAYGAAYTLQEILTIKSDDTVGRVKAYEAIVKGESVPKAGVPESFRVLIKELQALGMEVKMMSADDEEVEMKDEDDDNIPNATSALEQVVQPTVTEEE, encoded by the coding sequence TTGACTGGTCAACTTGTTCAGTACGGTCGTCACCGTCAGAGAAGAAGCTTTGCCCGTATCAGTGAGGTATTAGAGCTTCCGAATTTGATTGAAATTCAAACTGCTTCTTACGAGTGGTTCTTGCGTGAAGGATTGAAAGAGATGTTTACGGACATTTCGCCAATCTCCGACTTCACCGGAAACCTCGTGCTCGAGTTCATCGACTATTCGCTCAGTGAGCCGAAGTATTCGATCGATGAGTCGAAGGAGCGAGACGTAACTTACTCTGCGCCATTGCGCGTAAAAGTGCGTTTGCAAAACAAAGAGACAGGTGAGCTCAAAGAACAAGAAGTGTTCATGGGGGATTTCCCGCTCATGACAGAATCGGGAACGTTTATCATTAACGGTGCAGAACGCGTTATCGTTTCCCAGCTTGTTCGTTCACCAAGCGTTTATTACAACGCGAAACTCGATAAAAACGGTAAGCGTGGCTTCGGAGCGACTGTGATTCCGAACCGTGGTGCATGGCTCGAACTTGAGACAGATGCCAAAGATATCGTTTACGTTCGTATTGACCGTACCCGCAAAATCCCGGTAACGGTGTTGTTGCGTGCCCTCGGTTTCGGTACGGACCAAGAGATTATCGACCTTCTCGGGGATGACGAGTATCTTCGTAACACCCTTGAGAAAGATAATACCGAATCAACAGAAAAAGCGTTAATCGAAATTTACGAGCGTCTCCGCCCTGGTGAACCACCAACGGTTGAGAACGCGAAGTCACTTCTCGTTTCTCGTTTCTTCGACCCAAAACGTTACGACCTTGCAAACGTCGGTCGCTATAAGATGAACAAAAAACTTCATCTTAAAAACCGTCTCTTCGGTCAAAAATTGGCCGAGACGCTCGTTGACCCAGAAACAGGCGAAGTCATCGCCGAAGCTGGAACTGTCCTTGATCGTCGCAACCTTGACCGCGTTCTTCCACACTTGGAGAACGGCCTCGGTTACATGGATGCTGAGCCGACAGGCGGCGTCGCTGAAGGTGAACCGTTCGGTCTTCAATCGATCAAAGTAATCTCACCAGATGACCCAGATGGAGAGCGTATCTTGAACATTATCGGTAACGGCAATATCGACCGCAGCGTGAAACACATCACGCCGGCTGATATCATCGCATCGATCAACTACTTCTTTAACTTGCTACACGAAGTCGGAACAACAGATGACATCGACCACTTAGGAAACCGTCGTCTTCGTTCAGTCGGAGAACTTCTCCAAAATCAATTCCGGATCGGGCTTTCTCGTATGGAACGTGTCGTTAAAGAACGGATGTCGATTCAAGATCAAAACGCGATCACACCACAGGCGTTAATCAACATTCGCCCAGTTATCGCGTCGCTGAAAGAGTTCTTCGGTAGTTCGCAGTTGTCACAGTTCATGGACCAAACAAACCCGCTCGCAGAGCTCACGCACAAGCGTCGTCTCTCTGCACTTGGACCGGGTGGTTTGACACGTGAGCGTGCCGGTTTCGAAGTTCGAGATGTTCACTATTCGCACTACGGTCGGATGTGTCCAATCGAAACGCCAGAGGGACCAAACATCGGTCTCATCAACTCGCTTTCGTCTTATGCGAAAGTAAACGAGTACGGCTTCATTGAAGCTCCGTATCGTCGAGTCGACCCTGAAACAGGTCTCGTCACCAGCGAGATTCAATATATGACGGCGGATGAAGAAGATCTCTATGTCGTCGCCCAGGCGAACATGCCGCTCACAGAAGAAGGCGGATTCGCCAACGAACAAGTCCTTTGCCGTTTCCGCGGACAAAACTTGTCAGTTGAGCCGAACCGAGTCGATTACATGGACGTTTCGCCGAAACAGGTTGTTTCTGCCGCGACGGCATGTATCCCGTTCCTTGAGAACGATGACTCGAACCGTGCCCTCATGGGAGCGAACATGCAACGTCAAGCTGTACCACTTCTTCAGCCAGATTCACCGATCATCGGTACTGGGATGGAGTACGTGTCAGCGAAAGACTCTGGAGCCGCGATCATCGCGAAATTCCCAGGTGTCGTCGAGCGTGTCACAGCACGTGAAATCTTGGTCCGCCGCACGTCTGACGTGAACGGTTCTGAGGTATCAGGTGACCTTGACCGCTATAAACTTCAAAAGTATGTCCGTTCGAACCAAGGGACGTGCTATAACCAGAAGCCGATCATCGCTGCTGGCGACCGTGTCGAAAAAGGAGAAATCCTTGCTGACGGTCCGTCGATGGATATGGGTGAGCTCGCGCTCGGCCGTAACGTCGTCGTCGCCTTCATGACATGGGACGGTTACAACTATGAGGATGCGATCATCATGAGTGAGCGTCTCGTGAAAGATGACGTGTACACATCGATTCATATCGAAGAGTACGAGTCAGAATCACGCGACACGAAACTCGGACCTGAGGAAATCACACGTGATATTCCAAACGTCGGGGATGACGCACTTCGCAACTTGGACGATCGTGGGATCATCCGCATCGGTGCGGAAGTCAAGGATGGCGATATCCTCGTCGGTAAAGTTACGCCTAAAGGTGTGACTGAATTGACGGCGGAAGAGCGTCTCTTGCACGCGATTTTCGGTGAGAAGGCACGTGAAGTCCGTGATACGTCACTCCGTGTACCAAACGGCGGCGACGGCATCATCTTGGACGTCAAAGTGTTCGACCGTGAAAACGGTGACGAACTCTCACCAGGCGTGAACCAAATGGTTCGTGTCTACATCGTTCAAAAACGTAAGATTCACGAAGGGGATAAGATGGCGGGACGTCACGGTAACAAAGGTGTTATCTCGCGGATCCTCCCTGAAGAAGACATGCCATACATGCCGGACGGCACACCGATTGACATCATGCTCAACCCACTAGGTGTACCATCACGGATGAACATCGGTCAGGTACTCGAACTCCACCTTGGAATGGCGGCTAAAAAGCTCGGCATCAAAGTGGCGACACCTGTATTCGATGGTGCGCGTGAGGAAGACGTATGGGCAACGATTGAAGAAGCTGGAATGGACAAAGATGCCAAGACTCGTCTCTATGACGGTCGTACTGGTGAAGCGTTCGATAACCGCGTCTCGGTCGGTGTCATGTACATGATCAAACTCGCGCACATGGTTGATGATAAACTTCACGCACGTTCGACAGGACCATACTCGCTCGTCACGCAACAACCGCTCGGTGGTAAAGCACAGTTCGGTGGACAGCGTTTCGGTGAGATGGAAGTTTGGGCACTTGAAGCGTACGGCGCAGCCTACACGCTCCAAGAGATCCTTACAATCAAGTCGGATGACACGGTTGGCCGTGTGAAAGCATACGAGGCCATCGTGAAAGGTGAGAGCGTTCCGAAAGCGGGCGTTCCTGAGTCGTTCCGCGTCTTGATCAAAGAGCTCCAAGCGCTCGGTATGGAAGTCAAGATGATGTCTGCGGACGATGAAGAAGTTGAAATGAAAGATGAAGATGACGACAACATCCCGAACGCAACATCGGCGTTAGAACAAGTCGTTCAACCGACTGTTACGGAAGAGGAATAA
- the fusA gene encoding elongation factor G — MAREFSLKNTRNIGIMAHIDAGKTTTTERILYYTGRIHKIGETHEGASQMDWMEQEQERGITITSAATTAQWNGHRVNIIDTPGHVDFTVEVERSLRVLDGAVAVLDAQSGVEPQTETVWRQATTYGVPRVVFVNKMDKIGADFLYSVKTLHERLHANAHPIQLPIGAEDEFKGIVDLVEMKTYMYSNDLGTDIEVTDGFPADMADEAEELRGQLIEAVADYNEELMMKYLEGEEISIDELKAGIRKATLSVEFYPVLVGSAFKNKGVQLMLNAVVDYLPSPVDVESIKGINLDTEEEITREPSDDAPFSALAFKVMTDPYVGKLTFFRVYSGTAQAGSYVKNSTKGKRERLGRILQMHANSREEIPMVYAGDIAAAVGLKDTTTGDTLCSEKDNVVLESMTFPEPVISVAIEPKSKADQDKMGQALAKLAEEDPTFRTETNQETGQTIISGMGELHLDILVDRMRREFKVEANVGAPQVAYRETIRGAAKIDSKFVRQSGGRGQYGHVVVEFEPNEEGAGFAFENKIVGGVVPREYVPAVQNGIEEALENGILAGYPVVDVKAALVFGSYHDVDSNEMAFKVAASMAVKQLKEQAKAVILEPMMRVEVVIPEEYLGDIMGDVTSRRGRVEGMEARGNAQVVKAMVPLSEMFGYATSLRSRTQGRGTYSMHFDHYEEVPKSIAEEIIKKANG, encoded by the coding sequence ATGGCAAGAGAATTCTCCCTAAAGAATACTCGTAACATCGGGATCATGGCTCACATCGATGCCGGTAAAACGACAACAACTGAACGTATTCTTTATTACACAGGTCGTATCCACAAGATTGGTGAAACTCATGAAGGAGCTTCACAAATGGACTGGATGGAGCAGGAGCAAGAGCGTGGAATCACGATCACTTCTGCTGCGACAACTGCACAGTGGAATGGCCACCGTGTAAACATCATCGATACACCTGGACACGTAGACTTCACTGTTGAAGTTGAACGTTCACTCCGTGTACTTGATGGCGCAGTTGCAGTACTTGACGCTCAGTCAGGTGTTGAACCACAAACAGAAACTGTATGGCGTCAAGCGACGACTTACGGTGTTCCACGTGTCGTATTCGTCAACAAGATGGATAAGATCGGTGCGGACTTCTTGTACTCGGTGAAAACACTTCACGAGCGCTTGCATGCAAATGCACACCCAATCCAACTTCCAATCGGTGCGGAAGACGAATTCAAAGGAATCGTCGACCTCGTCGAAATGAAGACGTACATGTACTCGAACGACCTCGGTACTGACATCGAAGTAACGGATGGCTTCCCAGCTGACATGGCTGACGAAGCTGAAGAACTTCGCGGTCAATTGATCGAAGCGGTCGCAGACTACAACGAAGAGTTGATGATGAAATACCTCGAAGGCGAAGAGATCTCAATCGACGAACTCAAAGCTGGTATTCGTAAAGCAACACTCAGCGTAGAATTCTACCCTGTACTCGTTGGTTCGGCCTTCAAAAACAAAGGTGTTCAATTGATGTTGAACGCTGTTGTTGATTACCTCCCGTCACCAGTTGACGTTGAGTCAATCAAAGGGATCAACCTCGACACAGAAGAAGAAATCACGCGTGAGCCTTCGGATGATGCGCCGTTCTCGGCACTTGCGTTCAAAGTCATGACGGATCCTTACGTCGGTAAATTGACGTTCTTCCGTGTGTACTCTGGTACAGCACAAGCTGGTTCGTATGTGAAGAACTCGACTAAAGGTAAGCGTGAGCGCCTCGGTCGTATCCTTCAAATGCACGCGAACAGCCGTGAAGAGATTCCAATGGTATATGCTGGTGACATCGCCGCAGCTGTTGGTCTCAAAGATACTACGACTGGTGATACGCTTTGCTCAGAGAAAGACAACGTCGTTCTCGAGTCAATGACATTCCCAGAACCAGTTATCTCGGTCGCAATCGAGCCTAAATCGAAAGCCGACCAAGACAAAATGGGTCAAGCCCTCGCGAAACTCGCAGAAGAGGATCCAACTTTCCGCACTGAAACAAACCAAGAGACTGGTCAAACGATCATCTCTGGTATGGGTGAGCTTCACCTTGATATCCTCGTTGACCGTATGCGTCGCGAATTCAAAGTAGAAGCAAACGTCGGTGCACCACAAGTTGCTTACCGTGAGACAATCCGTGGCGCTGCGAAGATCGATTCGAAATTCGTACGTCAATCAGGTGGACGCGGTCAGTACGGTCACGTTGTCGTTGAATTCGAGCCGAACGAAGAAGGCGCTGGATTCGCATTCGAGAACAAGATCGTCGGTGGTGTTGTACCACGTGAATACGTCCCAGCTGTTCAAAACGGGATTGAAGAAGCTCTCGAAAACGGTATCCTCGCTGGTTACCCAGTAGTTGACGTTAAAGCTGCCCTCGTCTTCGGATCTTACCACGATGTCGACTCGAACGAGATGGCGTTTAAAGTTGCTGCTTCGATGGCGGTTAAACAACTTAAGGAGCAAGCGAAAGCTGTTATCCTTGAGCCAATGATGCGTGTTGAAGTTGTCATCCCAGAAGAATACTTGGGAGACATCATGGGTGACGTCACGTCACGCCGTGGACGCGTAGAAGGTATGGAAGCACGCGGTAACGCACAAGTCGTTAAAGCAATGGTTCCACTTTCAGAAATGTTCGGTTATGCGACATCGCTTCGTTCACGTACGCAAGGACGTGGAACGTACTCGATGCACTTCGATCACTATGAAGAAGTGCCGAAGTCAATCGCAGAAGAAATCATCAAAAAAGCGAACGGCTAA
- a CDS encoding class I SAM-dependent methyltransferase: MGDHYYTNDPSSKSAPETWTFELRGKTYRFTSDRGVFSKGSVDFGSRLLIESFEVPDVEGRILDVGCGYGPMGISLADASGREALLVDVNERALALSQQNAAQNGVTIETRLSHAYDEVGDEQFAAIVTNPPIRAGKQVVHTILRDAYTHLVVGGALYVVIQKKQGAPSAKKLLEDVFGQVETVAKEKGYFIFRAIRS; encoded by the coding sequence ATGGGAGATCATTACTATACGAACGACCCTAGTTCGAAAAGTGCCCCTGAGACATGGACGTTTGAGTTACGAGGGAAGACATATCGCTTCACCTCGGACCGCGGCGTGTTCTCGAAAGGATCGGTCGATTTTGGGTCACGTCTCTTAATCGAATCATTTGAAGTGCCTGATGTTGAAGGACGCATTTTAGATGTGGGCTGCGGCTACGGTCCGATGGGGATCTCGCTTGCCGACGCCTCTGGGCGTGAAGCACTCCTCGTCGACGTGAACGAGCGAGCGCTTGCCTTGTCACAGCAAAACGCCGCCCAAAACGGGGTGACGATTGAGACGCGACTCAGCCACGCTTATGACGAAGTCGGTGATGAACAGTTCGCCGCGATCGTGACCAATCCGCCGATTCGGGCCGGGAAGCAAGTGGTCCACACGATTTTGCGCGATGCGTATACACACCTTGTCGTAGGTGGAGCGCTCTACGTCGTTATTCAAAAGAAACAAGGAGCGCCTTCTGCCAAGAAGTTGCTTGAAGATGTGTTCGGTCAAGTCGAAACGGTTGCAAAGGAAAAAGGCTATTTCATTTTCCGAGCAATTCGCTCTTGA
- the rpsL gene encoding 30S ribosomal protein S12: MPTINQLVRKGRKSKVVKSDSPALNKGYNSFIKSQTNVSSPQKRGVCTRVGTMTPKKPNSALRKYARVRLTNQIEVTAYIPGIGHNLQEHSVVLIRGGRVKDLPGVRYHIVRGALDTAGVDGRMQGRSKYGTKRPKAAKK, translated from the coding sequence ATGCCTACTATCAACCAGTTAGTCCGTAAAGGACGTAAATCGAAAGTCGTTAAATCTGACTCTCCAGCACTTAACAAAGGTTACAACAGTTTCATCAAGTCACAAACTAACGTGAGCTCACCACAGAAACGTGGTGTTTGTACACGTGTTGGTACAATGACTCCGAAGAAACCGAACTCGGCATTACGTAAGTATGCTCGTGTTCGTTTGACTAACCAAATCGAAGTGACTGCGTACATTCCAGGTATTGGCCACAACCTTCAAGAGCACAGCGTTGTTCTTATCCGTGGAGGACGTGTAAAAGACTTACCAGGGGTACGTTACCACATCGTTCGTGGTGCGCTTGACACTGCAGGTGTTGACGGACGTATGCAAGGCCGTTCTAAATACGGTACGAAACGTCCGAAAGCTGCGAAGAAGTAA
- the rpsG gene encoding 30S ribosomal protein S7, translated as MRKNRAERRDVIADPIYNSKLVTRLINRVMLDGKKGTAQTIIYNAFGLIAERSGKEPMEVFEEAMNNIMPVLEVKARRVGGANYQVPVEVRPERRTTLGLRYLVNYARLRNEKTMEQRIANEIMDAANNTGASVKKREDMHKMAEANKAFAHYRW; from the coding sequence ATGCGTAAAAACCGTGCAGAACGTCGTGACGTTATCGCAGATCCGATCTACAACTCGAAATTGGTAACTCGCCTCATTAACCGTGTCATGTTAGACGGTAAAAAAGGTACAGCTCAAACTATCATTTACAACGCATTTGGCCTCATCGCTGAACGCTCAGGCAAAGAGCCTATGGAAGTGTTCGAAGAAGCAATGAACAACATCATGCCTGTACTTGAAGTTAAAGCTCGCCGTGTTGGTGGAGCAAACTACCAAGTTCCTGTTGAAGTTCGTCCAGAGCGCCGTACGACACTTGGTCTTCGTTACCTCGTGAACTACGCTCGTCTCCGCAACGAGAAAACGATGGAGCAACGTATCGCGAACGAAATCATGGATGCAGCCAATAACACTGGTGCGTCTGTTAAGAAACGCGAAGACATGCATAAGATGGCAGAAGCGAACAAAGCGTTTGCTCACTATCGTTGGTAA